A genome region from Thalassotalea euphylliae includes the following:
- the purL gene encoding phosphoribosylformylglycinamidine synthase, producing the protein MAMLIQTLRGAPALSDFRVQKLLTQCAEAGLPVNDIYAEFSHFAHLSAALNTDESEVLAKLLTYGPTIEEHEPNGTLLLVTPRPGTISPWSSKATDIAHNCGLDKVIRLERGIAYYINGGTLTVEQEKLLNNLLHDRMMESIFAEFNDAQALFAQAEPGEFSSVDVLSGGRDALVKANTSLGLALADDEITYLADNFAKLGRNPHDIELYMFAQANSEHCRHKIFNADWTIDGVKQEKSLFKMIKNTFEENPAYVLSAYKDNAAVMAGSEAGRFYPDPETKEYGYSHENIHILMKVETHNHPTAISPYPGAATGSGGEIRDEGATGVGSKPKAGLVGFSVSNLRIPGFEQPWEIDYGKPDRIVTALDIMLEGPLGGAAFNNEFGRPAITGYFRTYEQQVNSFNGEEVRGYHKPIMIAGGFGNIREQHVQKGKINVGANLIVLGGPAMNIGLGGGAASSMASGQSCEDLDFASVQRDNPEMERRCQEVIDRCWQLGDDNPILFIHDVGAGGLSNAFPELVSDGGRGGNFELRNVPNDEPGMAPHEIWCNESQERYVLAVSDEQLPIFEAICQRERAPFAVVGKATEEEHLTVTDEHFADDEHKNKPIDLPLDVLLGKTPKIIKDVKTTTAAGDEINLANIDVAEAADRLLRLPTIAEKTFLITIGDRSVTGMVARDQMVGPWQVPVADCGVTAASLDSYHGEAMAMGERTPVALLNYGASARLAVAESLTNIAGADIGDLNRIKLSANWMSPAGHPGEDAGLYEAVKAVGEELCPELGLTIPVGKDSMSMKTQWEKDGEQKAVTAPMSLVITAFGRVEDIRKTVTPQLRTDQGDTRIVAIDLSGGKNRLGGSCLAQVYQHLGTETPDVDEAYLLRGFFNSMQTLVAEGKLLAYHDRSDGGLFTTIAEMAFAGHTGVTVDLSVFEGTDAEVLFHEELGAVIQIREDDIEAIHTIFSEYGILDYCADVARINDTDMITFTRNEQVVLENSRTYFRTVWAETTLKMQAMRDNPECAQEEFDVKFDTEDPGLNAELSFDINEDIVADLIAKDAQAGTNPKVAILREQGVNSHVEMAAAFVRAGFNAIDVHMSDILAGRVDLADFQGLVACGGFSYGDVLGAGEGWAKSILFNANAREMFKAFFHREETFSLGVCNGCQMLSNLKEIIPGSEHWPRFVQNESERFEARFSLVEVQESPSIFFKGMAGSRMPIAVSHGEGRTEFVSDEAIDAANDSGTVSMRYVNNYGDVTETYPANPNGSPDGITALTTTDGRVTIMMPHPERVFRTVANSWHPDSWGEDSPWVRMFRNARKFIG; encoded by the coding sequence ATGGCGATGTTGATCCAAACCCTTCGTGGCGCTCCGGCACTTTCTGACTTTAGAGTTCAAAAATTATTAACGCAATGTGCTGAAGCTGGCCTTCCTGTTAACGACATATACGCAGAGTTTAGCCACTTTGCCCATTTATCAGCAGCGCTTAACACTGATGAATCAGAGGTACTTGCCAAACTGTTAACCTACGGCCCAACTATTGAAGAACACGAGCCAAACGGCACTTTGTTATTAGTCACACCTCGCCCTGGCACTATTTCACCATGGTCATCAAAAGCAACCGACATTGCTCACAATTGTGGTTTAGATAAAGTTATCCGCCTAGAGCGCGGTATTGCTTATTACATTAATGGCGGAACGCTAACGGTTGAGCAAGAAAAACTACTTAACAACTTGTTACACGATCGCATGATGGAGTCAATTTTTGCTGAGTTTAATGATGCACAAGCATTGTTTGCGCAAGCAGAGCCTGGCGAATTTAGTTCAGTAGACGTACTTAGCGGTGGTCGCGATGCACTAGTAAAAGCTAATACCAGCTTAGGCTTAGCACTAGCCGATGATGAAATTACTTACCTCGCTGATAACTTCGCCAAACTTGGCCGCAACCCTCACGACATTGAACTTTATATGTTTGCTCAAGCAAACTCAGAGCATTGCCGCCATAAAATTTTTAACGCTGACTGGACGATTGATGGCGTAAAACAAGAAAAATCCCTATTTAAAATGATCAAAAACACGTTCGAGGAAAACCCTGCTTACGTGTTATCGGCATACAAAGACAATGCTGCGGTTATGGCGGGCTCTGAAGCAGGTCGCTTCTACCCAGATCCAGAAACTAAAGAGTACGGTTACAGCCACGAAAACATTCATATTCTGATGAAGGTGGAAACCCATAACCACCCTACTGCTATATCCCCGTATCCGGGTGCTGCAACAGGCTCTGGCGGTGAAATTCGCGATGAAGGTGCAACGGGTGTCGGTTCAAAACCAAAAGCGGGTTTAGTTGGCTTCTCGGTTTCTAACTTACGTATTCCAGGTTTTGAACAGCCATGGGAAATTGATTACGGCAAACCAGACAGAATAGTAACTGCGCTAGATATTATGCTTGAAGGCCCATTAGGCGGCGCAGCATTTAACAATGAATTTGGTCGCCCTGCGATTACCGGTTACTTCCGTACCTATGAGCAACAAGTAAATTCATTTAATGGCGAAGAAGTTCGCGGCTACCACAAGCCAATTATGATTGCGGGTGGTTTCGGTAATATTCGTGAGCAACACGTGCAAAAAGGCAAAATCAACGTTGGCGCTAACCTCATTGTATTAGGTGGGCCAGCAATGAATATCGGCCTTGGCGGCGGCGCAGCATCATCAATGGCGTCTGGCCAATCATGTGAAGATTTAGACTTTGCCTCGGTACAACGTGATAACCCAGAAATGGAGCGTCGTTGTCAGGAAGTTATCGACCGCTGTTGGCAGCTAGGCGACGACAACCCCATTCTATTTATTCACGATGTTGGTGCTGGTGGTTTATCTAATGCCTTCCCTGAGTTAGTGTCTGACGGTGGCCGTGGCGGTAACTTTGAACTGCGCAACGTACCAAACGATGAGCCGGGCATGGCGCCACATGAAATCTGGTGTAACGAGTCACAAGAGCGCTATGTACTAGCCGTTTCTGACGAGCAATTACCGATTTTTGAAGCGATTTGTCAGCGCGAGCGTGCTCCATTTGCTGTGGTTGGTAAAGCCACCGAAGAAGAGCACTTAACAGTAACGGACGAACACTTTGCCGATGACGAGCACAAAAACAAGCCAATTGACCTGCCGCTTGACGTGTTATTAGGTAAAACACCAAAAATTATCAAAGACGTTAAAACAACTACAGCGGCGGGTGATGAAATTAACCTAGCGAACATTGATGTCGCTGAAGCGGCAGATCGTCTGCTGCGTTTACCAACCATTGCCGAAAAAACTTTCCTGATCACCATTGGTGACCGCTCGGTAACAGGTATGGTCGCGCGCGATCAGATGGTTGGCCCATGGCAGGTGCCAGTCGCAGATTGCGGTGTAACCGCAGCTTCGTTAGATTCATACCACGGTGAAGCCATGGCGATGGGTGAACGCACACCAGTGGCCCTACTAAATTATGGCGCTTCGGCACGTTTAGCAGTTGCAGAATCACTAACAAACATTGCGGGTGCCGATATTGGCGACTTAAACCGTATTAAACTTTCCGCTAACTGGATGTCGCCAGCAGGTCACCCAGGCGAAGATGCTGGTTTATACGAAGCGGTAAAAGCAGTAGGTGAAGAGCTTTGTCCTGAGCTTGGCTTAACCATTCCAGTGGGTAAAGACTCAATGAGTATGAAAACCCAGTGGGAAAAAGACGGCGAGCAAAAAGCGGTGACGGCTCCTATGTCGCTGGTGATCACCGCCTTTGGTCGCGTGGAAGATATTCGCAAAACCGTCACGCCGCAACTGCGCACCGATCAGGGCGACACGCGCATCGTTGCAATTGACTTATCTGGCGGTAAAAACCGTTTAGGTGGTTCATGTTTAGCACAGGTTTACCAGCACTTAGGCACAGAAACACCAGATGTAGATGAAGCGTACCTGCTACGCGGCTTCTTTAATTCGATGCAAACCTTAGTTGCCGAAGGCAAATTATTGGCGTATCACGATCGCAGTGATGGCGGCTTGTTTACCACCATCGCCGAAATGGCATTTGCTGGTCACACAGGTGTCACCGTTGACCTAAGTGTGTTTGAAGGCACTGATGCCGAAGTCCTGTTCCACGAAGAGCTAGGTGCGGTGATTCAAATTCGCGAAGACGATATCGAAGCGATTCACACCATTTTCTCTGAATACGGTATTTTAGATTACTGCGCAGACGTTGCTCGTATTAACGACACTGACATGATCACCTTTACTCGCAATGAGCAAGTGGTATTGGAAAATTCGCGCACCTACTTCCGCACCGTATGGGCAGAAACGACATTAAAAATGCAAGCGATGCGCGACAACCCAGAATGCGCACAAGAAGAATTCGACGTTAAATTTGATACCGAAGATCCGGGCTTAAACGCTGAGTTAAGCTTTGATATCAACGAAGATATCGTTGCCGACTTAATTGCAAAAGATGCACAAGCGGGCACTAATCCGAAAGTGGCGATTTTACGTGAGCAAGGGGTGAACTCGCACGTAGAAATGGCAGCCGCTTTTGTTCGCGCTGGCTTTAACGCTATTGACGTACATATGTCAGACATACTGGCTGGTCGCGTTGATTTAGCTGACTTCCAAGGCTTAGTCGCTTGCGGCGGTTTCTCGTACGGTGACGTATTGGGCGCTGGTGAAGGTTGGGCGAAATCCATTTTGTTTAACGCTAATGCTCGCGAGATGTTTAAAGCCTTCTTCCACCGCGAAGAAACTTTCTCACTCGGTGTGTGTAACGGCTGTCAAATGCTATCAAACCTAAAAGAAATTATTCCGGGCTCTGAGCACTGGCCGCGCTTTGTGCAGAACGAGTCTGAGCGTTTCGAAGCACGTTTCTCATTGGTTGAAGTGCAAGAAAGCCCATCTATCTTCTTTAAAGGTATGGCTGGTTCGCGTATGCCAATTGCGGTTTCGCATGGTGAAGGTCGCACTGAATTTGTTTCAGATGAAGCGATTGATGCTGCCAACGACTCTGGTACCGTTTCAATGCGTTATGTAAACAACTACGGCGATGTTACCGAAACTTACCCAGCTAACCCGAACGGCTCGCCTGATGGTATTACCGCGTTAACCACCACAGATGGTCGCGTGACCATAATGATGCCACACCCAGAGCGCGTCTTCCGCACGGTAGCCAACTCATGGCACCCAGACTCATGGGGTGAAGATTCACCTTGGGTACGTATGTTCCGCAATGCCCGTAAGTTTATTGGCTAA